The following are encoded together in the Ictalurus punctatus breed USDA103 chromosome 1, Coco_2.0, whole genome shotgun sequence genome:
- the LOC108268170 gene encoding dynein regulatory complex protein 1 — protein sequence MLQAKVSSKEKNKPGPSVEAENVEDKIKARRNLITAQVQAKKQRELEDDFQERVEDLPSQRQMEESERYMKKLKADSTELVINILMEADARESKRREKLRDANRLRLEKLEDEAKKSSEKFSEIMNKWTEAKTKVNHQELGDNLRKQQELCWEIIEDKNKLINELQQELKERDNRFVKDRKRELIEVDLLIERMQEQISRLKENYRKQLDLIQSSICDERRDLLTANKNKWEHKRKERRDKELEYLLQRMNMIEEHEALLDRLRMERTEESNKIKIKLDTGVQCLKQDLQEEKATYQFNQEKIENDLQMLKKHEEEYAVNKAQQNRMVIRLQDTCNDLKKQTAIQEKQSREENQSLTNKHKRLMQQYEDIQKRIRHFAAVDTKRYKEVWLMNEDKAKVLVCRTMDVDRAIHEQMLGLPWSPPPLPLMDRFSPKQLLVEEDETQDQTERETEQDSGSLESSMAGVDRTTVKRLLELLCDEMGFLVESKLLKLLSFIEKNEQMCVKRDSIFSAMGIENKEDIKKMTMFLLKYKERQTTKENMSVSNQEEEESNLMHPNDLLKALRAFSAQYCKARATLKGSALELERMNNSEVEAYWENMANVIPESKLKVWRALEAGFKMYHTELTKRSKLLTETQQLKQQNSELRNLLHKHQNS from the exons ATGCTACAAGCTAAAGTTTCgagtaaggaaaaaaataagccTGGACCTTCTGTTGAGGCCGAAAATGTTGAGGACAAAATCAAGGCTCGACGAAACCTGATTACTGCACAAGTGCAGGCCAAGAAACA ACGGGAGCTTGAAGATGACTTCCAGGAGAGAGTGGAAGATCTGCCAAGTCAGAGACAAATGGAAGAAAGTGAAAGA TAcatgaaaaaattaaaagcaGATAGCACAGAGCTGGTGATCAACATTTTGATGGAGGCTGATGCCAGGGAGTCGAAGAGGAGAGAAAAACTAAGGGACGCAAACAGACTAAG ATTGGAGAAGCTGGAAGATGAGGCCAAGAAAAGCTCAGAGAAGTTCAGTGAGATCATGAACAAGTGGACTGAGGCCAAGACAAAAGTGAACCATCAGGAGCTGGGAGACAATCTGAGAAAACAGCAAGAGCTCTGTTGGGAAATCATTGAAGACAAGAACAAGCTCATCAATGAATTGCAGCAG GAGCTAAAAGAAAGAGATAATCGCTTTGTGAAAGATCGCAAAAGAGAGTTAATAGAAGTGGATCTCTTAATTGAAAGGATGCAGGAACAGATATCAAGATTGAAGGAGAACTATAGAAAACAGCTAGACCTAATTCAG AGCTCAATCTGTGATGAGAGGAGGGATTTGCTCACAGCCAACAAGAACAAATGGGAGCATAAGAGGAAGGAACGACGTGACAAAGAG cTGGAGTACTTGCTGCAGAGGATGAATATGATTGAGGAGCACGAGGCCCTGCTGGATCGTCTGAGAATGGAGAGAACAGAGGAGTCCAACAAGATCAAAATCAAACTAGACACTGGTGTACAG TGCCTAAAGCAAGACCTGCAGGAAGAGAAAGCTACCTACCAGTTTAATCAGGAGAAGATCGAGAACGACCTACAAATGCTGAAGAAACATGAGGAAGAGTATGCCGTCAATAAGGCTCAGCAGAATAGGATGGTCATCAG ACTGCAGGATACGTGCAACGATCTGAAAAAACAAACTGCCATTCAGGAAAAGCAGTCCCGTGAAGAGAACCAGTCATTGACGAATAAGCACAAGCGCCTCATGCAACAGTACGAAGATATTCAGAAGAGGATAAG GCACTTTGCGGCGGTTGATACCAAGCGTTACAAGGAGGTTTGGTTGATGAATGAAGATAAGGCCAAAGTGTTGGTGTGTAGAACTATGGACGTGGACCGAGCTATTCACGAACAGATGCTGGGCCTGCCCTGGAGTCCCCCACCACTGCCCTTAATGGATCGTTTCAGCCCCAAGCAGCTCCTGGTAGAGGAGGATGAGACACAGGatcagacagagcgagagacagagcaagactCTGGCAGTCTGGAGAGCAGCATGGCCGGGGTGGATCGTACAACAGTAAAGAGGTTGCTGGAGCTTCTGTGTGATGAGATG ggCTTTCTAGTAGAGAGTAAGTTACTCAAGCTACTCTCTTTCATTGAGAAGAATGAACAGATGTGTGTGAAGCGGGATTCCATATTTTCT GCCATGGGGATTGAGAATAAAGAGGATATAAAGAAAATGACTATGTTCCTTCTGAAATACAAAGAGCGACAAACAACGAAG GAGAACATGTCAGTGAGTAATCAGGAAGAGGAGGAGTCCAATCTTATGCACCCAAATGATCTACTGAAAGCTCTCCGAGCCTTCAGTGCCCAGTACTGCAaagccag AGCAACACTTAAGGGCAGTGCTCTAGAGCTGGAGAGGATGAACAACTCTGAGGTCGAAGCATACTGGGAGAACATGGCTAACGTCATCCCCGAGTCCAAACTCAAAGTCTGGAGGGCGCTGGAGGCAGGTTTCAAGATGTACCA TACTGAGCTGACTAAGAGATCCAAGCTTCTGACTGAAACACAGCAACTCAAACAACAAAACTCAGAGCTCCGCAATCTCCTGCACAAACATCAAAACTCATAG